TTAAATCGAAACAACAGCCGGGGAGGTCGCATATGATTTTCCCGGCTTTTCCTAAGGAGGGATTCAAGTGAGTCCAACAGTATTGATTTCCAATATCACCATCGCCAGTGCAGGAGCTGAAAACCGGACAGCCGATCTTTTTGTACAAGACGGCAAAATTAAAGACATCGGGCAGAATCTTTCCCAGAAAGCCGATATCGAGATTGACGGAAGCGACAAAAATTGGGTAGTGCTCCCGGGATTCATCGATGTTCATATTCACGGTGCTTCAGGGTTCGACACGATGGACGCGACACCGGAAGCATTAAATGGCTTGGCGAGTTCGCTCCCGAAAGAAGGCACGACTAGTTTTCTGGCGACGACAATGACGCAATCGGATGAGGCGATTTCGAAAGCTTTGCAAAACGCCGGCGCTTTTCAGGCAAGTGAACAGCAAGCCGAGATGCTCGGTGTGCATGTAGAAGGCCCGTTCATTTCTCCGGAAATGGCCGGGGCGCAGCCATTAGAACATATTACGCCGCCTTCTCTTGCTTTATTCGAAAAATGGCAAGAGTTAAGTGGCAAGCGTATCAAGCAAGTGACCGTTGCTCCTGAAGCAGATGGGGGCATTGAGTTTATCAAGGCGTTGTCGACAAGCGGTGTCGTGGCGTCGATCGGACATTCGAACGCCACTTTGGAGCAAGTCCAAGAAGCGATAGAAGCAGGAGCGAGTCAAGTTACGCATTTGTATAATCAAATGAGCCCGTTTCATCACCGGAGCCCGGGCGTGGTCGGGGCTGCTTTTCTGGAGAGAGCTTTGTCCGTGGAGCTGATTGCGGATTTTGTCCACAGCCATCAGCAATCGGTACGCTTAGCCTACGAACAAATCGGCGCAAGCCGCTTACTGCTCATCACAGACGCCATGCGGGCAAAAGGCCTCGCACCCGGAACTTATGATTTGGGCGGACAGGACGTACAAGTGAGTGAGCGGGATGCGCGCTTGCCAAACGGTGCGCTCGCCGGCAGCATCTTGACGATGGAAGGGGCCGTGAAGAATGTCAAAGCGGTCACGAATTGCACATGGGCAGAGCTTGCGGCGATGACTTCCGGCAATGCCGCGAGACAGCTCGGCCTTAACCATAAAGGCGTGATTGCAGACGGGAAAGATGCCGACTTGGTGATTCTGGATGAAGAGGCGAATGTCGTAATGACGATTTGCAGAGGAAATATTTCATACGCAAAGGAAGAGTTGCAATGAATATCATTACAGTCGATAATTACAGTGAAATGAGCAAGACAGCCGCACAATTGGTCGAGCAGCAAATTTCTGAAAACCATGAGGCGGTATTGGGACTGGCTACAGGGTCCACACCGCTTGGCCTTTATGAACAGATGATCAAAGGGCATAAAGAGCGGGGGATTTCGTATCAAAATGTCCAGACGCTCAATTTGGATGAATACAGGGGCCTAAGCAAAACCCATCCGAACAGTTATTATACGTTTATGTGTGAAAAATTATTTAACCAGCTCGACATCCCGTTGGAAAATGTCCATCTTCCTGACGGCATCGCCCAACCGGTGGAAGCGGAATGCCGCCGCTATGAAGCCTTATTTGACAAGATCGGGCCGCCGCATTTGCAAATACTGGGCATGGGGACGAACGGGCATATCGGCTTTAATGAACCAGGAACTCCGGAATGTAGCTTGACCCATTGCGTGAAGCTCGAAGAATCGACGCGGGCGAACAATGCACGTTTTTTCACATCAGCTGAAGAAGTGCCAACGCACGCCATTACTTTAGGCATTGCCTCGATTTTAAAAAGCGGCAAAATCCTTTTGCTGGCTTCCGGCCAAAAAAAGGCGAAAGCGGTAAAGCGCCTGCTCGACCAAGAAATCAGTGAAGCGTTTCCGGCTTCGTTTTTATGGAAGCATCCGAATGTGACATTGATTGTCGACCGGGAAGCTTATCAATTGGTTCAACAAGAAAGGCGGTGAATCTGTTGTTAGACAAGCAATCACGTGTACCGATGTATATTCAAATTGAAGATGAACTAAAGCGCCGCATGGAGCAGGGCGAGTTTCCTGTAGGAGCCGCCATTCCGTCTGAGCGCGAATTGACGGAGCTTTTCAATGTCAGCCGCATGACCGTCCGCCAGTCCATTACCAATTTGGTAAACGACGGATTGCTGTACCGGGAAAAAGGAAGAGGCACATTTGTTGCTTCGCCAAAAGTGGAGCAGCCGCTGATTGGCATGACCAGCTTTACCGAGGACATGCAGTCACGCGGTATGGTACCAGGCAATAAACTGATCCGTTTCGAGACAATTACGCCGGGCCCGGACATTGCCAAAGAGCTTCAATTAGAGGACGGGGAAAAGGTATTTTATGTAGAACGAATTCGTTATGCAGACGATAAGCCGATGGCGCTTGAAAAAACCTATCTCCCAGTTAAGTTGTTCCCACAACTCAGTCAAGAAACCTTCACCGGATCTTTGTATTCGTTGATTGAGCAAGAGCAGCAATTAAAGATCAGCCACGCAAGCCAGCGCATGGAAGCGGCACTCGTGAAACCGGAAGAAGCAGAACTGCTTCAGATCCAAGTCCCATCTGCGATTTTGCTGATAGAAAGAGCCAGTTATCTGACGAACGGGCAGCCGTTTGAAGTTGTCCGCAGCATCTACCGGGCAGACCGCTATAAATTCATTTCAGAAATTCAACGTTGACCACTGGAAACCCCTTCGATTAAAGGGGCTAATGCTAGTAGCCATGGCGAATTACATGATTCATTCGAATACACAAGGGAGCTGGAATGAATGTTAACGGCATACTTTGAAAAAATACAAGAAAAGCTCCAAGTAATTGAAGCGAGTGAAAAAGACAATATGGTTGAAGCGGCGCAGAAAATAGCTGAAGCGATCGCGCACGGCCACATCGTCCACTTATTCGGCTGCGGACATTCGCATATCTTAACGGAAGAAGTGTTTTTCCGCGCAGGCGGCCTGGTGCCCATCCGTCCGATCTTGATCGAACCGCTGATGCTCCACGAAGGCGCCGTCACGTCCTCCCAATTAGAGCGGCAGCCTGATTACGCCGCGAGCTTTCTAGCGGAAGAGGATTTCCGTCCCGGAGACGTGCTGATCATCCTATCGACCTCAGGACGCAACCCGGTGCCGGTCGATGTAGCGATGTACGCCCGTGAAAAAGGTGTCTTTTCGATCGGGCTGACGTCCCTGGAATATTCCCGGAGCCAGCCTTCCCGCCACAGCAGCGGAAACCACTTATACAACGCTGTCGATCTGGTCATCGACAATCATTCTGTCGCCGGAGACGCCGTCCTTTCTTACGACAAAGTAAAAGTTCCGTTCGGCCCGACCTCGACGGTTGTGGGAGCGACGATTTTAAACGCCATCTTCGCTGAGGCGATTAAACAGATGGCCGACCAAGGGTTCGACCCGCCCGTGTTTTTGAGCGGCAACATTGACGGCGCCGATGACCACAATCAGCGACTTGTGGAAAAGTACCGCGAGCGGATTCCTTTGTTGTCATGATGTCCCTGTGCACCACACAATTCGCGCGAGGGAAAAGGCGGTGTTGCTGGGTTTATGCCCGGTTGCGTCCCTGTGCAAGACACAATTCGCGTTAAAGCAGGAACAAGTATTGCAAAGCTAGAAGTAAGAAATGGAAGAGAACCGAATTGCCGGATTGATTATCGAATGGACAAGGGCTTGCCCACTGCAAGAGAACCGTGCAATAAAGACATGGCATATTGTAGAAAAGGGGAGAAGGCATATGAAAGCGATGGTCTGCACGCGTTACGGAACCCCGGAAACTTTGGAACTGCAGGAACTTGAAAAACCGAGGCCAAAAGCCAAAGAAATCAGCATCAAAGTCCTGGCATCTACCGTCACGGCGGGGGATTGTGAGATGCGCAGCTTTACGTTTCCCCCTTATCTACGGTTGCCGATGCGTCTGCTATTCGGTGCTCGCAAGCCGCGAATGAAAGTCTTGGGACAGGAGTTCGCGGGCATGGTGGAAGCGGTCGGGGAGAGCCAAAAACATTTCAAAATAGGCGATCGTGTAGTCGGATCGACTGGGATGAAGCTCGGCGCGAATGCTGAGTATGTCTGTCTGCCAGAGCGCTATGCGATTGTCCGCATGCCAGACGAGCTTGATTATGAACAGGCCGCCACGATTCCCACAGGTGGAATGAACGCCTTATTCTTCCTCCGGAAAGCCAATATCCAAGAGGGGCAAAAAGTATTGATCATCGGAGCGGGCGGCAGCATCGGCACGATCGCCGTGCAGCTGGCGAAACACGAAGGCGCTGAAGTGACAGCGATCGACCGGCAGGAAAAGTTGGACATGCTTTTATCGGTCGGGACGGACAAGGTCATTGATTACGAGCGTGAAGATTTTACGGCGAATGGCGAAACTTACGATGTCATTTTTGACATCGTCGGGAAAAATACATTCGCGCAAGCTAAGGGTTCATTGAAACCGACGGGCATTTACTTGATCGGCAATCCGAGTCTTAGCGAAGTCCTGCAGAAATTTAAGGGAAAAAGAAAAGGCTCGGGCAGAGTCTATGTGGGGGTAGCGGATTACAAAACCGATGATTTGCGTTATTTGGTGGAGTTGTTTGCGGCTGGACAGATGAAGGCAGTCATCGATCGCACGTATCCACTCACCGAGCTAGCTCAAGCGCATCGTTATGTGGAGAGCGGGATGAAAAAAGGGAATGTGGTTATGGTGCATTGAATGTCCCTGTGCAAGACACAATTCATTGAGGGGTGAATGTTGTTGTGACAGCTTTTTTAGATGATGTGCACTGAAAATGTCCCTGTGTAAGACACAATTCAAGCTACTGCAATATAACGCTCGACTATGGAAATCTAACCGGTTTACAGCGAATCGTTGATCAGCTAAGGCCATAATTGGATAGGTACTTTAAACGTGGTTGAAACGCAAAAAGCATGAAGCCTTCCCCTATTCTCTAAGGGAAGGCTTCATGCTTTTTTTAGTCAAATTGTGTGATGCACAGGGACGTGCGTCAATGAAAAGAAATCAAGAATGCAGTCATACCAGTATTCTCAGTCATTTTCTACGAGTAGAATTGTGCCGTGCACAGGGACAGCCACACAATACGTCTCAGTCAATCGTTCTGTTATTGGTGCTTTCGCGGAGGTTTTGATAGATGCGCAAACCATCGGATGGATAGCCCGCCAATGCGCCGGCGAAACCAGGGTAGGTAACGGGGATCGCGCTCATCAGAAATAGACAGAAATTGACCGCGGCAAATGGATAGGCATAGTAAAAGCTGCCTGTACTGCTAATAGATGCACCATAAGCTATGATTCCAGCGACTAGCGAAAACACAGGGCCGCCCATATCAATGAAGAGTCGCTGTGCGGGGGATAAGGGAGGAATATCCTTATAGTTAGAAACCAGACAGAACCCTGAAAATCCCCAACCAAGGTAAAAATGAATCTTGCGGATGCTAAATGCTAATTTATTCTTCTTATGTGGCGTGCCCAGAAAAATATTCGCCTCGCCAGATGTTGTTGATAGGATGATTGGCAAAGCGTGCCCCAGTTCATGGAGCAGGATGGAAGTGGGCAATAAAATGAAAAAGATAACGAATAGCTCGATGATCAAATAGCATTCTCCTCCGGAACGTCTTAACTATAGTGATAGTCGATTCATTTGTCATAATAGTATAAATAAATGAAATAAAAGTCAATTTTCTCTTTTATTTCCAATCAAAAAAAGCAACACAGCTCCCGAATATACAGGAGTTGCGTTGCTTTTTGTCTTGAATTGTGTGGTGCACAGGGACAGAACCAACGTCGCCCATAACAGAAACGCCGTCAAATCAAGGTTCTGGAGAGGGCGCTAACGGTTGAATTGCGCGGTGCACAGGGACACAAAGTTCTATCCTTCCCCCACGACTACTTCAATATGGCGGAAACTCGCGACATCGAACAATCCGCGGTCGGTTAGTTTTAGGTGGGGGATGACCGGCAGCGATAGGAATGACAAGGTCAGGAATGCATTGAAATGGGTCGGTGCGCCAATCTGCAACAGGCTTTTATCAATTGCCTTAAGCTGGTCGTAGACGGCGGGGAACGGTTCGTCGGACATCAATCCGGCAATCGGCAGCGGCAGGCTTGCCAGGATTTGGCCGTTTTGGACGACAGCGAGCCCGCCTTGCAGCTCGTGAAGGGCATCAATGGCTAGGAGCATGTCTTCGTCATTCGTTCCGACGACAATTACATTATGAGAATCGTGTGCAACGGTGGTGGCGATGGCGCCATTTTGAAGGCCCAGCCCTTTGACGATGCCAAGGCCGATATTGCCGGTGGCCCGGTGGCGTTCGATGACGGCGATTTTTAAATGGCCGCTCGCAGCGTCTGAAACAAAATTTCCGTCAACGACAGGGACGTCTTCGATGATATGCTCAGTGATCAATTTGTTTGGGTTGATGCCAATGACATGTGCTTTCGTATGGGTACCCATCGGAATTTCCAAATCGCTTGTCGATAAGTCGGCCACGCGCACCGTATCGCGGACAGCTGAGGTATCGCTCGCTTCTTGGACGGGGTCGGTGTAGCGGCCATCTTTCGCCGCTAATTGGCCGCCTTTATAGACTTCAGCAATCGCAAAGTCTTCCAATTGATCGAGCAGCACGAAATCTGCATCGTAGCCGGGGGCGATAGCACCTTTTCGAGACAAGCCGAAACATTGAGCGGCGTTAAGAGTTGCCATCGAAATGGCTGTGATCGGGTTGATGCCGTAGCGAATCGCTGTCCGAACATTGTAATCGACGCTGCCTTCGTCGATTAAATCGTCGAGATGCTTGTCATCTGTACAAAACAAACAACGGTGAGCGTTTTGTTCGGTGACGCCTTCAAGAAGGGCGTTCAAGTCTTTTGCGACCGAGCCTTCGCGCAGCATGACGTAAAGCCCGCGCTCAAGGCGCATCGCCATTTCTTCTTTTGTTACACATTCGTGATCTGTCAAAATGCCGGCCGTGCCGTAGACATTAATGTCGTTAGCGGTGAGGCCGGCCGCATGACCGTCAATTTGGCTGCTTAACAAAAGTTTGTCGAGCATCGCCTCGTCGCCATTGAGCACAGCCGGAAAATCCATCACTTCCGCTAGGCCGAGCACTTGGTCGCGTCCGACAAAAGGCCGCAAATCCTCAGCGGAAAGTTGGGCTCCCGCATTCTCAAAAGGCGTCGCAGGGACGCAGGACGGCAACATCATTTTAATGTCTAGCAAGGCTGACTCTGCATCTTTCAGCATAAATTCAAGTCCTGCCACTCCACTGACATTGGCAATTTCGTGCGGATCGGTAATGACGGTTGTCACCCCGTGCGGCAAAACGATTTGTGAAAATTGCTGGGGCGTTACCATTGATGATTCGATATGGACGTGGGCGTCGATCAAGCCGGGTGCGAGGAATTGGCCTCTTGCATCGACTTCCTGAATGCCTTCGTAGTTGCCAATGCCGACGATCACACCGTCACAAACCGCGACATCTCCGGTCGTTAAAGTTTTCGTGAAGACGTTGACAATCGAGGCATGGCGGATGACGAGATCTGCTTTTTTCTCTTTATTGGCTACGGCGATCCTGTTTTTCAGTTGGGCTTTTGTCATGGGGCAGCACGCTCCTTTGTCAGATTGGGTGGGGCATGGATACATAGTTTTGCTCTATTCTACAGTGTAATGTCCCTGTGCACCACACAATTCGAACGGCGTAAACCGCAGCCATACTAGCAGGGCCCCAGAAAAAGTCCCTGTGCAGCACACAATTCAACTCTTGCCTATTATATAGACAAAACCTGGGAACTATCCCAATCTGCCTAAAAGGTGGTAACATATCAACAAGAAAAAGAATTCAGAGAATTGCCGCGGAAATAGATGAACGGGTGTGCCGATGACAGTGAACCGGGGAAAGGGTTTGATTGTGCCGCCGTTTTTGAAGAAGGGGGTAACATCGTGGGAGAAGTATGCAAAGTGTTGATTGTCGACGATGAGATGTT
This is a stretch of genomic DNA from Planococcus maritimus. It encodes these proteins:
- the nagA gene encoding N-acetylglucosamine-6-phosphate deacetylase; this encodes MSPTVLISNITIASAGAENRTADLFVQDGKIKDIGQNLSQKADIEIDGSDKNWVVLPGFIDVHIHGASGFDTMDATPEALNGLASSLPKEGTTSFLATTMTQSDEAISKALQNAGAFQASEQQAEMLGVHVEGPFISPEMAGAQPLEHITPPSLALFEKWQELSGKRIKQVTVAPEADGGIEFIKALSTSGVVASIGHSNATLEQVQEAIEAGASQVTHLYNQMSPFHHRSPGVVGAAFLERALSVELIADFVHSHQQSVRLAYEQIGASRLLLITDAMRAKGLAPGTYDLGGQDVQVSERDARLPNGALAGSILTMEGAVKNVKAVTNCTWAELAAMTSGNAARQLGLNHKGVIADGKDADLVILDEEANVVMTICRGNISYAKEELQ
- the nagB gene encoding glucosamine-6-phosphate deaminase; translated protein: MNIITVDNYSEMSKTAAQLVEQQISENHEAVLGLATGSTPLGLYEQMIKGHKERGISYQNVQTLNLDEYRGLSKTHPNSYYTFMCEKLFNQLDIPLENVHLPDGIAQPVEAECRRYEALFDKIGPPHLQILGMGTNGHIGFNEPGTPECSLTHCVKLEESTRANNARFFTSAEEVPTHAITLGIASILKSGKILLLASGQKKAKAVKRLLDQEISEAFPASFLWKHPNVTLIVDREAYQLVQQERR
- a CDS encoding GntR family transcriptional regulator, encoding MLDKQSRVPMYIQIEDELKRRMEQGEFPVGAAIPSERELTELFNVSRMTVRQSITNLVNDGLLYREKGRGTFVASPKVEQPLIGMTSFTEDMQSRGMVPGNKLIRFETITPGPDIAKELQLEDGEKVFYVERIRYADDKPMALEKTYLPVKLFPQLSQETFTGSLYSLIEQEQQLKISHASQRMEAALVKPEEAELLQIQVPSAILLIERASYLTNGQPFEVVRSIYRADRYKFISEIQR
- a CDS encoding SIS domain-containing protein, whose amino-acid sequence is MLTAYFEKIQEKLQVIEASEKDNMVEAAQKIAEAIAHGHIVHLFGCGHSHILTEEVFFRAGGLVPIRPILIEPLMLHEGAVTSSQLERQPDYAASFLAEEDFRPGDVLIILSTSGRNPVPVDVAMYAREKGVFSIGLTSLEYSRSQPSRHSSGNHLYNAVDLVIDNHSVAGDAVLSYDKVKVPFGPTSTVVGATILNAIFAEAIKQMADQGFDPPVFLSGNIDGADDHNQRLVEKYRERIPLLS
- a CDS encoding NAD(P)-dependent alcohol dehydrogenase, yielding MKAMVCTRYGTPETLELQELEKPRPKAKEISIKVLASTVTAGDCEMRSFTFPPYLRLPMRLLFGARKPRMKVLGQEFAGMVEAVGESQKHFKIGDRVVGSTGMKLGANAEYVCLPERYAIVRMPDELDYEQAATIPTGGMNALFFLRKANIQEGQKVLIIGAGGSIGTIAVQLAKHEGAEVTAIDRQEKLDMLLSVGTDKVIDYEREDFTANGETYDVIFDIVGKNTFAQAKGSLKPTGIYLIGNPSLSEVLQKFKGKRKGSGRVYVGVADYKTDDLRYLVELFAAGQMKAVIDRTYPLTELAQAHRYVESGMKKGNVVMVH
- a CDS encoding site-2 protease family protein, which translates into the protein MIIELFVIFFILLPTSILLHELGHALPIILSTTSGEANIFLGTPHKKNKLAFSIRKIHFYLGWGFSGFCLVSNYKDIPPLSPAQRLFIDMGGPVFSLVAGIIAYGASISSTGSFYYAYPFAAVNFCLFLMSAIPVTYPGFAGALAGYPSDGLRIYQNLRESTNNRTID
- the ade gene encoding adenine deaminase; the encoded protein is MTKAQLKNRIAVANKEKKADLVIRHASIVNVFTKTLTTGDVAVCDGVIVGIGNYEGIQEVDARGQFLAPGLIDAHVHIESSMVTPQQFSQIVLPHGVTTVITDPHEIANVSGVAGLEFMLKDAESALLDIKMMLPSCVPATPFENAGAQLSAEDLRPFVGRDQVLGLAEVMDFPAVLNGDEAMLDKLLLSSQIDGHAAGLTANDINVYGTAGILTDHECVTKEEMAMRLERGLYVMLREGSVAKDLNALLEGVTEQNAHRCLFCTDDKHLDDLIDEGSVDYNVRTAIRYGINPITAISMATLNAAQCFGLSRKGAIAPGYDADFVLLDQLEDFAIAEVYKGGQLAAKDGRYTDPVQEASDTSAVRDTVRVADLSTSDLEIPMGTHTKAHVIGINPNKLITEHIIEDVPVVDGNFVSDAASGHLKIAVIERHRATGNIGLGIVKGLGLQNGAIATTVAHDSHNVIVVGTNDEDMLLAIDALHELQGGLAVVQNGQILASLPLPIAGLMSDEPFPAVYDQLKAIDKSLLQIGAPTHFNAFLTLSFLSLPVIPHLKLTDRGLFDVASFRHIEVVVGEG